The stretch of DNA GTTGATGACGAGCACCCCTTTGGCGTCCGGATGGCGCTGCAGGGCGCGTTTAAGAGAACTGGTCGTAATGCCGTGGTCGATGCCAAGGTTCTCGTCCTGCACCGGAGAGACGAAGATCGGCTTGGCTCCCGAGAAGATGATGGCGGACATGACCGATTTGTGAACATTGCGGGGTACGATAATCTTCTCCCCGGGAGAGCAGACAGACAGAATCATCGTTATAATGGCTCCGCTTGTGCCTTGAACGCTGAAATAAGTATAATCCGCTCCAAACGCTTCCGCAGCCAGGTTCTGCGCCTGGGCGATTACGCCTTTGGGCTGATGCAGGTCGTCGAGCGGTGCAATATTGATCAGATCTATGGAAAAGATGTTATCACCGACAAATTCCTTGAACTCGGGATCGGTTCCGGCACCTTTTTTATGACCGGGAATATGAAATTGCACCGGATTTCCGGCAGCGTGCTTTTTTAGAGCCGTGAAGAGAGGGGTAAGCGATTGATCCATTAATACTCCCACAACCTTTCTACAAGTAAAGTCGCAAACAAAAGAAGTATAACAAAACCATCATCATAATACTAGGATGTGATGTAATGCCCACCAAAACGGAGCAGCGGATGCATATCAATCTGGCATCGCCGTTTATTATCGAGATGTGGATTATCATTTTTTTGGTTGAATTTGTAAAAGGATCGCTGCTTGTCGCGCTGCTGCCCGTCTATATGGAGAATATACTCGGGCTGTCCGTCACGGTGGTCGGTCTGGCCTTTGCGCTGCAATACTTGGGCGATAATCTGTTCCGCAGTCCCTCGGGCTGGATCATGGAACGGATCGGGTACCGATGGACGATGACCGGAGCGCTGCTCATGATCGCGGTGGCCGTCGTTCTCATTATTTATGCCAAAGACGCGGTGTCGCTGTCGCTGGCCTGCCTGATCTTAGGGATGGGTACATCCCCTCTCTGGCCTTGCGTGATGACCGGCGTGACGGAGCTGGCCGGCTCCACCAAAAGCGGAAGCAGCGGCGCGGCCATGGGGGCTGTGGAGATGGCTTCCCTGGCCGGGACGGGCATCGGGCCGATTACGGTCAACTTCCTGATGGAGCATGGCCATCAGAGCTACCGCGCCGTATTCTTCGTGCTGCTGGCCTTTGCCGTGGCGGTGGTCGCAGTCGCCCTGCTGCTGCCCCCCAGGATTGCCCACGGGTTCCATGCCGTTAGCCAAGGCGGAGATGGGCCCGGAAATGCTCATCCGAAGCTGACCCCGCTAAAGAACCTGAAGCGAAAGCTGCTTCAGGTAAGGCAGTCACTGAAGGTCAGCCGGCTGTTGTACCCGGCGCTGTTCCTGCAGGCATTCGCAATCGGACTGATGACCCCGGTCGTTACCCTGTTTACCCGGACGGAGCTGAACCTGACACCGTCCCAGTTCAATCTGCTGCTGATTGCCGGAGGCGGCATTACTGTGCTGGCCCTGATTCCGGCGGGCAGGCTGGTGGACAGGATCGGCACGAAAGCTTTTCTCAATGTCGGCTTCCTGCTTGCCGCGGTTTCGCTCGCGGCCTTCTCTATGGTTCGCTGGCTTCCGTTCGTGTTTGTCGTCGTCCCCTTGGTCGGAGTCAGCTACGCTTTTATTTTGCCAGCTTGGAACGCCTTCCTTGCCAAGCAGGTGCCCAAAGGCGAGCGCGGTACGGTATGGGGATTGTTTCTCACCTTGCAGGGCTCGGGGATGGTGGCAGGCCCTATTGTTTCCGGCAAGCTGTGGGATTCGGTCGGCCATGGCACTCCCTTTGTAGCGAGTGCATGCGTTATGGTGCTGCTGTTCGTCCTGCATCTGGCCATCGTGCGCCGCACGAAGCTGAGAACCGGACAATCACATTAAGCTTTCGCCGGGCACAATAAAACCGCCTGTTCTCCAGGGATCTGGAGAACAGGCGGTTTTACTTTGTTCGAGGAGGGCGGCCGTCGTAGGCGGGCCGTTTAGAACGACATCCGGTACAGGGGAAGCAGCGTCTCGAACGTCTGTTCAATCACTTGAAGAAGGGCTTGTCCATCCCTGAGGACCGGATTCTCGTTTCCGATCCGCAGTCCGCAGGTGACTTCCGCCTTCTTTACTTCTTTAAGACGGCGCGCCAGCTCGGAGACACGGGCATCGTCCATGTCCGATTGCGGCGTTCCATGCGCGTCCAGATGGTCCGTGGACCAGAAATAATGGCCCGGCAGCCGCTCCCGGACTGCGGCTGCGCCGCCGGACAGCGCGTCGGCGAAAATGGCTTTGTTCGGGCTCTCGTAAATAATCGCGAACACGATGAACAGATGGCTCTGAAACAGGCCGGTCTGGAAATGAGGCAGCGCTTTGTAACCTCTTTTGCCGGGTCCCCAGGCCACCCAGGTATCATTCGGCGGATGCACCGTGCGGCGGGCGTGCTTGGCTACATGAGGAAACATCTCCTCCCCGCACAGGGCGGATAGAAACGGGGCAACTTCGTCACCGAGCGCCGTCAGCTTGGGCCGAACCTTAGAGATTAGGGCGTCCATCCTGGGCTCGAGACCGTCAATGCCAAATACTTCAAAATCTTCTGCTGCAAATCCGTTGAACGACATATAGTGTAGTGTCACCTCTTAGTAGGATGTACTGAATTCATCATGCCGCGCGGCATATATCCGCGAAAAAGGCGTTTGGAATGATGGTGCAGCGGGTAAAAATAGTCAATAAACCAAGTTCCCGCTACATAAACTGAAGTATAAAATAAGTGTAGGATGAACGCAAAGATCATCACTGCGTCCGCTTATATTTTATCGGCTGCAGTCACTACTTCCGTAAGGGTAAAGACGCCAATGACAAGTGCCGGTTTTGCTATTCGCAAAACGTAAAGGAGGGAGTGCCGTGAATAAGAACGACGAGGTGGAGTATTGCAACCTGGAGCTCCGGTTTGACCGGATGCACATTCAGAATTTGATCAAGGACCTGATTCAGGAAGGCTATTCCTTGTATTGGAGCGAGAGCGACAGCCTGTTTGTGATCTCGGTCCGTACCGGGCGCAAGCTTGTCAAGCTGCGGTTTCAACGGATTAAAGACGGCTACAAGCTGGTAGGCGATTACATGATACGCGACGCACGTCTTTCCGAGTGGATGGAGAAACTGATTGGCGATATGCGCGGCCATGCCGTCGTCAAGCGTTTTCGCGACCGTCAGATCATCATCGAAAATATTTTGTTCGGCGAAGTGATCCGCCTCGTGGAAATATCGGGCTATCAGCAGAAAGTGCTCTATCAGAAAGGACCTTTGCTGTCGGATCAGGAGCTGACGAAGATGTTCTACTCAACCCTGGGCGAAGAGCGCGTCCGCGAGCGCAGATTGGAAGTCGACGAGGAACTGGACCGGCTGAGCGACGCTTTGGCCCGGGGTGATAAGCAGCAGGTGAAGCTTTCCAAGGAAAAGCTTGTGTTTTTAACGAAGGAACTAATGAAGTTGGAATGGTAAATCCAGTAAGTGTTAGGCGAAGATTAGGCACCTCTGGGAAAGGGGTGTCTTCGATTTGCAAGGCAATTTTCCGGAGGGGTTCACTTCTGCTGAAAAAAGCGTTAGAATAGTTACATTGCGGGTTAAATTTCGTAATAGAAGCATTTTGTCAATGAAATTGATCTCTTAATGCTTCACACAAAATAAAAGCGTACAAAGGGTGGAGGACCAGATGGCAAAACAACAAATCGGCGTTATCGGCCTGGCTGTAATGGGCAAGAATTTGGCACTTAACATCGAGAGCAGAGGCTTTACCGTATCCGTATTCAACCGTTCCCCTGAGAAGACTCATGACCTTCTCAAAGAAGCGGAAGGCAAAAATCTCACCGGCACTTTTACTATTGAGGAATTCGTTCAGTCGCTGGAAACTCCACGCAGAATTCTGATCATGGTTCAAGCAGGCAAAGCGACCGATGCGACCATAGAGCAATTGATTCCACATTTGGATCAGGGCGACATTATCATCGACGGAGGCAATGCCTACTTCCCGGATACAATCCGCCGCAACAAGGAACTGGAGGAAAAAGGCTTCCGCTTTATCGGCACCGGCGTATCCGGCGGCGAAGAAGGCGCGCTGAAAGGACCTTCCATCATGCCTGGCGGTCAGGAAAGCGCGTATGAATTGGTAGAACCGATCCTCACAGCGATCTCGGCCAAAGTGAACGGAGAACCTTGCTGTACATATATCGGACCGGACGGAGCGGGCCATTACGTGAAGATGGTGCATAACGGCATCGAGTACGGCGATATGCAGCTCATCTGCGAAGCGTACCAGCTCCTCAAAGACGTTGTGGGCCTTGATGAAAAAGAACTGCATGCGACTTTCGCCGAGTGGAACAAAGGCGAGCTCGACAGCTATCTGATCGAGATTACGAAGGACATCTTCGCGCAGTATGACAAAGAAACCGGCAAGCCGATGGTCGACGTCATCCTCGACGCCGCGGGTCAAAAAGGCACAGGCAAATGGACAAGCCAAAGCTCGCTGGATCTGGGCGTGCCGCTGTCCATGATTACGGAATCCGTATTCTCCCGCTTCCTCTCCGCAATGAAAGAAGAGCGCGTGGAAGCCAGCAAGGTGCTAAGCGGACCGGCCGCCGGCGCGTTTGACGGAGACAAAGCCGAGTTTATCGAGAATGTCCGCAGAGCGCTGTTCGCGAGCAAAATTGTTTCCTACGCCCAAGGCTTCGCACAGCTGCGCGTTGCTTCCGATGAATACGGCTGGAATCTGAAATACGGCAATCTGGCCAAAATCTGGCGCGGCGGCTGCATTATCCGTTCCCGCTTCCTGCAGAACATTACCGATGCTTATGAGAACAATCCAGAGCTCAAGAACCTGCTTCTCGATCCGTTCTTCAAGGAAATCATGACTTCTTACCAGGATGCATGGCGCAAGGTGGTTGCAGAAGCCGTTACCCGCGGCATCCCGGTTCCGGGCTTCGCAAGCGCCCTGGCTTACTACGACAGCTACCGCACGGAGCGTCTGCCGGCAAACCTGCTGCAAGCCCAGCGCGACTACTTCGGCGCACATACATTTAAACGCGTGGACAAGGAAGGCATCTTCCA from Paenibacillus sophorae encodes:
- a CDS encoding MFS transporter, yielding MPTKTEQRMHINLASPFIIEMWIIIFLVEFVKGSLLVALLPVYMENILGLSVTVVGLAFALQYLGDNLFRSPSGWIMERIGYRWTMTGALLMIAVAVVLIIYAKDAVSLSLACLILGMGTSPLWPCVMTGVTELAGSTKSGSSGAAMGAVEMASLAGTGIGPITVNFLMEHGHQSYRAVFFVLLAFAVAVVAVALLLPPRIAHGFHAVSQGGDGPGNAHPKLTPLKNLKRKLLQVRQSLKVSRLLYPALFLQAFAIGLMTPVVTLFTRTELNLTPSQFNLLLIAGGGITVLALIPAGRLVDRIGTKAFLNVGFLLAAVSLAAFSMVRWLPFVFVVVPLVGVSYAFILPAWNAFLAKQVPKGERGTVWGLFLTLQGSGMVAGPIVSGKLWDSVGHGTPFVASACVMVLLFVLHLAIVRRTKLRTGQSH
- a CDS encoding DUF1054 domain-containing protein translates to MSFNGFAAEDFEVFGIDGLEPRMDALISKVRPKLTALGDEVAPFLSALCGEEMFPHVAKHARRTVHPPNDTWVAWGPGKRGYKALPHFQTGLFQSHLFIVFAIIYESPNKAIFADALSGGAAAVRERLPGHYFWSTDHLDAHGTPQSDMDDARVSELARRLKEVKKAEVTCGLRIGNENPVLRDGQALLQVIEQTFETLLPLYRMSF
- the gndA gene encoding NADP-dependent phosphogluconate dehydrogenase, with translation MAKQQIGVIGLAVMGKNLALNIESRGFTVSVFNRSPEKTHDLLKEAEGKNLTGTFTIEEFVQSLETPRRILIMVQAGKATDATIEQLIPHLDQGDIIIDGGNAYFPDTIRRNKELEEKGFRFIGTGVSGGEEGALKGPSIMPGGQESAYELVEPILTAISAKVNGEPCCTYIGPDGAGHYVKMVHNGIEYGDMQLICEAYQLLKDVVGLDEKELHATFAEWNKGELDSYLIEITKDIFAQYDKETGKPMVDVILDAAGQKGTGKWTSQSSLDLGVPLSMITESVFSRFLSAMKEERVEASKVLSGPAAGAFDGDKAEFIENVRRALFASKIVSYAQGFAQLRVASDEYGWNLKYGNLAKIWRGGCIIRSRFLQNITDAYENNPELKNLLLDPFFKEIMTSYQDAWRKVVAEAVTRGIPVPGFASALAYYDSYRTERLPANLLQAQRDYFGAHTFKRVDKEGIFHHEWIAEAQSE